The region CGCAGTGCGCTGGTGAACGGGGTCATCTCCCCGATTATCGCTATCGCGCTGTTGTTCAGTCAGATCCTCTCTGCGCTGGGGATCCCGGAGGCGCTCGTCAGTGCGATCATCGGGACCACGAGCAACTTCTACCTCGTTACGCTCATCATGATCGTCCTCCTGTTCATGGCCGGTGCGATCATGGAGACGACGCCGAATATCCTCGTTCTGGGGCCACTGCTGCTCCCAGTGGGCGAGCGCATCGGGATGGATCCGGTCCACTTCAGCGTGTTCTTTATCTCCGCGCTTGCGGTGGGATTCATCACGCCACCGATCGGACTCAACCTGTACGTGATGTCCGGCGTCAGTGGTGAATCGATAACCGATATCGCGAAGACCGCAGTACCGTTCATGATCGCGATGTTGGGAATTATCTTGCTCATCGCATGGTTCCCCATTCTCTCGATGTGGGGCATATAGCGATCCACCCTGTTTTCGGAGCTGCCCGGGCTCACCTGTAAGAACAGGGCTGTCGCAGGGTTGCTCGGAAATTCTATGAGTAACCTGAGGGACAGGAGCAAATCTTTTTATATCCATTGCTATTAATTGGGCATGATGGTAACTGCCAACTCACTTGCCAAATTCGGTCGGTACTCAAGCGGCGCGCTAGTCCTGATATTCCTCCTGAACCTTCTCCTGGACTCGGAAGCTATACCATTCGTGGACTGGAGTCCGTTCCTCGGCGGTGTAGAGCAATTTCTGATACTGCTCGTCGCATCTGCCCTCATCTCGATCGAGTTTATCATCGCCGATATGCGGTCGGAGGCCCGGGAAGCCGAGGACCTAGAGCAAGACGGTTCTACCGAGCCACCCGTCGATGTCGGTGTCGAATCCTGAGCCGGTGATTTCGTCTCGCATATCGTTCCCTTCTGGCGGGCTGGGAGCAGTGCTATCCGTCGGTATCTCCCCGATTCGATTCAGTCTTGGTTCACTCTGATCGCTGGCTGGTACGAACTAACGACCGCCCTCTGTACCGACCGGTGTCGGCTTCGGGACTCACCGAGGCGCGGCGCGTCCTGTCTCGCTATCGGGACGCTTCGATCGGACCGTATCTATCGACCGAGACCTCCCATCGGATCGGTTCCGTCTACGACTTGTTCCTACTCCGTCCGCGCCGAGCGTGAAGTGTTCTTGCCGCCGGTGGAACGCTAGCGTTGGACTCGTGGTCCCAGTAGCAGTTCAGTCTCCCTAGTTGCGGGTCTCGGGTGGCCTATCCACGTGATTTAAATACTGGGACGGTGACGATCATCCATATGCCAGTAGCCTGGCTGAACGCAGTCAACGCGAGAGATGTCGATATCGTCGGTGGCAAAGGTGCGTCGCTCGGTGAGCTACACGACGCCAGTTTACCCGTGCCGCCAGCGTTCGTCGTCACCGCCGACACGTATCGGACGTTCATCGAGGAGGCGGGAATCTCCGAAGAACTGTTCGAAGCGGTGGCTATCGACAGCGAGGATTCAGCAGCACTTGCCGAAGCTGAACAGCACGCCCGCGAGCTAATTCTGGAGACAGAATTCCCCGAGAGTGTTGCTGGGACACTCCTCAAGGCGTACGACGAGTTCCACGACGCCCCGTTCGTCGCTGTCCGCTCCTCGGCGACAGCCGAGGACCTCCCGGACGCGTCGTTTGCGGGACAACAGGAGACCTTCCTCAACGTCGATCGAGCAGCGCTACTGGACAGGATCAGACGCTGTTGGGCATCGCTCTTCACTCAGCGCGCAATATACTACCGTGAGGAGCAGGGGTTCGACCACGTGGATGTCGACATCGCCGTCGTCGTGCAACGAATGGTCGATGCCGAGAAGTCCGGTGTGCTGTTCACGAGTCATCCCTCGACTGGCGAACCGGAAATCACGGTCGAAGCGGCGTGGGGGCTGGGAGAGGCTGTCGTCTCTGGGACTGTCTCTCCGGACCATTACACCTACGACCGTACCAGTGATTCTGTCGAAAGCGTCTCTGTTGCCACAAAAAAGCGAATGCACGTCCGTGACCCGGAGACGGGCGAGACAGTAGAAGAGACCGTTCCTGACGACCGACAGAACGAACGGGTACTTGACGCCGACGAATTAGAGTCGCTCTATCATCTCGGTGAACGCATCGAGGAACACTACGGCCAACCACAGGACGTCGAGTGGGCGATCAGTGGGGGAGATATCTATCTCCTCCAATCCCGTCCGATCACCACTATCGACGAGCAATCGACTCGAGACCGGCAGACATCTGGCACTGAGAAGCAGGACAGTAGCACCGACGACGTGCTGGTCGATGGACTGAGTGCCAGTCCCGGCACGGCAACGGGAACTGTCCGTGTCGTCGGGACACTCGACCAACTCGACAAGGTCAATCAAGGCGACGTAATCGTGACAGAGATGACGACCCCCGACATGGTACCGGCGATGAAGCGGGCAGCAGCGCTCGTCACCGACGAGGGTGGCATGACCAGTCACGCCGCGATCGTCTCGCGGGAACTCGGGGTGCCTGCCGTCATCGGGACAGAGACGGCAACTGGGACGCTGACCGACGACCAGGCTGTCTCGGTTGACGGTGACCGTGGAATCGTCGCTGACGGTTACCGTGAGCCCGATGAGACGGGATCGTCTGAGGACTCGGAGTCGAAGTTGCACGCTCCTTCAAGCAAGCCGATGACGGCGACAGACATCAAAGTCAACGTCTCGATACCCGAAGCTGCGTCACGTGCGGCGGCGACGGGTGCCGATGGGGTCGGCCTGCTCAGGATGGAACATATGGTGCTCTCGACGAACAAGACCCCCCAACAGTACGTATCCGACCATGGAGCTGACGCCTTTGTGAACACTCTCACTGATTCGATGCGGAACGTTGCTGAGGCGTTCTACCCCAGACCAGTCAGGATTCGCACACTAGATGCCCCGACGGACGAGTTTCGCCAGCTCGATGGCGGTGAGGGAGAGCCGGACGAACACAACCCGATGCTGGGCTACCGTGGCATTCGACGATCGCTCGCGGAGCCAGAAACCTTCGAACTCCAGCTCCGCGCGTTCAAGAAGCTCTACGGAATGGGGTACGATAACCTCGAACTGATGCTCCCACTGGTGAACGACGCCGAGGACGTTTCTCGTGCGGCATCGGTGTTGGAACAGGTCGGTATCGACCCGAAGAAACGCCCGTGGGGCGTGATGATCGAGACACCGGCGAGCGCGCTCTGCATCGAAGAGTTGTGCCAAACCGATATCGAGTTCGTCTCGTTCGGGACGAACGACCTCACACAGTACACACTCGCGGTCGACCGGAACAACGGAACTGTCGCCGGTCGATACGACGAACTCCACTCGGCCGTGATGAAGTTGATCACCGAAACTATCGAAACTTGCCGTGAATACGGCGTTTCGACTAGCATCTGTGGTCAAGCTGCATCCAAACCGCAGATGATACGCACACTTGTCGACACTGGTATCACGTCTATCAGTGTCAACGTAGATGCCGTTAACGATACACAGGGGGAGGTAAAGCGTGTCGAGCAGAAAATGATACTCGAATCTGTCCGAGAGTAAATGTGGCTCCAGAAATTCGACATCTGTATGTGTATGAGGTGTAGGTCGAAATATAATCACACCTTCCGCAGGTTTGGGAACGATTTGGATCTAGTGAATGCAGAATCACTGAACATGGATTAACATATATCTCGAGTGGGGTGGGACGGGACACACTCTGCACCCCACGGCGTATCTATTAATAGAAACTGGGTCTCAGCGGGGGTAACGCAATATCTATTAATAGATCCTCTCGGCGTTTCAGAGAGTTGGTGGCTCAGGTTTAGCTGTCTCCACAAGGATCTCTGCGGGAATAATACAGTTGAACTTCCGACCCCAGAGCGTTAGTGGTCCGGGAGCGCTCGGGCCTGTGCGGCGCCGCGGATGGCCTCGATAATCCGGAACATGACGACTCCTAGCAGCAGGAACGAGACGAGCCCGGCGCCGTAGCCGAAGAGAGTCCCCGTTCGCATCGTCGCGACCAGCAGGGGCGACAGTGCCAGCCCGACACCCGCTGAGGAGAACACCACGGTCGCTGCACCAGCGAGCGGCGCGGAGACATCCGCTCGTCGAGACAGCATGGTCTCCAGCGTGATTCCGACGAGCACACTCGCAAGGCCGCCAACCAGTGCGAAGGCTTGGAACTCGTTCATGACTGGTCCCACAGGGTGATGGCGGCCAGTGGCTGGACGTCGACGCGACCGAGTTCCTCGTGATCGAGACACTCACAGAGCGCCTCGCGGACCGTTGCTCGCGAGCAGGGCTCGATATCGACGCCGTTCCGGGGGTCGTCCCGGAGCTGGACGTACTCGACGTCGACGGCCAGTCCAGTGTGCTCGGTGCGACACCAGATCGTCTCGACGCCGCCCTGGGTCTCTTTGGTGCGGTATCGAGCGGCCACAGGCTCGTGGCGAAGCTCAACCATGACGCACTCGACGAAGGCGGCGACCTCCGTTGGCGACCGTAGCGTCGGGACCTTCGCTTCGAGGGAACTCCAGGGATCGTGGTGGGCTGGTGCATCGACCTCGTCGACGACGAGATCAGCGGGTTCGCTTGCTGGCTGTGCGACTCCGTCAGCCTGGCTGTTGATAGACATGGTTCTGTGTCGGGGCGCTCTCTCTGGACCGCCCCTCACCCCGCTGGGGGCGCAGAAAATCGCTGTCGCGTCGGTCTGACAGCCACTTTACTCTGACAGTACGATAGGAAAAATCTCAAAATCTTATTTCACACTATAGAAAGGTAAATAACTCACCCAATCTGACATAAATTAGCCACGGTTTTCAGATACTCGGCCAGTGCGAAACATTGTTGAGCCGAATGGTGAGAACCTGGAGCGGGTGACAGACTATGAGACTCAATCGGCGGCCACTGCGTCACCCTGCTTGATGTATCGTTCAGCGGTTTCCCGCAATGTCTCTCCAGTAATCGGTTTTTCGAGATACCCTTGATTGTCTTGGTCGGACTCGTCGGGCACATCGATCGCAGAGATATACACGACTGGGACATCCACGCCGTGGTCGCGGAGCCGCTGAAGAAACTCGTCACCGGAGACCTGGGGCATCCGCCGGTCACAGAATACCAGATCGACTGTCTCGGCAACCATTTCGGGCGCAACGTCCCCGTTGGCAGCGGTTTTCACGGTGTAGTCCGGCCGGAGGTGGAGGGTGTACAGATTGCGGATATCAGGCTCATCGTCAATTATCAGCACTGTTGGGGTCTGGCCATCAGCACTGTTCTCATCACCTGTAGCTGCCATGTGTCTAAATTAATGCTAGTAAGTGTACCAACGTTGCCTTACTGTGTAGGTACCGGATCATCCAAACACCGAGCAGTCCAGCATCACCAGTTGAGCCGGGTCACGAACGACTACCCTCCGGTTGAAGAGGTGTGATAGGAAGTAGCGGATGTGAACGATGTGAGTTCCTCGATACGGTCTTCAAGCTCGGTAATCTCGGCTTGTAACTGCTCTACCTCATCGTCAGTAGCATCGCTAGCCGCGATCCGATCTTTCAGTCCTTGCAGCCGTGTTTCCTTGGACTCCTCGTCAACATTGGCTTTCCGGACGTACTCGGTCGTGTCGAGTTCGTAGAGGTCCGATTCTGCAAGCTCGGTTACCGCAAGTGCATCATCGACTTTGTCGCGGTCAAGACTGGTGACACGCTCGCGGTCAATACCGGCAGCTTCCAACGCATTCACCACCGTTTCCTCGTCCTTGAGCGAGCGCTGGCTACGCGTCGTCCGTTGGACCGAGCCGAACTGTCCACTGACAGGTTGGTCGTGATGGAGCCGACTCAAGAGAACGTCGGCGATCTCTTTACGAAGATCGTCAGCACTACGCTGAACATCTGACAGCATCGTATAGAGGTCCACGAGTGCGTTCGTTTCGATCGTGGTGGGGTCGGTCATATCGTGGCGCTCCAAGGCATCGGTCAGCAGGAGCGCATCGCTATAGACCTGCAAATCCGGCTCTTCGCGCTTAGTCTCTTCGTCCGCCTGTCCGGATGTGGCCAGTTGTGTAGTCGTTTCGAGGTCTGTCTGGCGGATGACGCCAACGTCTTCATCGACTTCCATGCGCGGGTGCAGTGACCAAACCGCAGCGAACGGCTCGGCGTCGGGTGGCAACCGGTCAAGATCGAACTCTTGGGCCGGCGCATCGCTAACCCGACGGAACAGCGTCTCGAATTGCTCGCGCTGGAGTGGCCGTGTCTTGTCTTTCTCGATGTACTCGATGATAATTCGATGTTCCTGCGTATCGCTGATCCGGAACGGCGTCTGTGAAAGTGGTGTCACCAGTACCGCATCCGCTGAAAGGTCTTCAGCCTCGTCCAGCAGCGTGTGCCAGCTAACACTGAACGACATATTTAATCCACTACTTCCGTCATCAAAGATGTACTGACCAAGTCCTTAATCGAGGATGTGAGTCTGGAGCCGCCCGAACCAGAGCCGAATCGTCGTTGTCGAGAGGTCGACGGCCTCGCTCAGTGTTTCCTGGGTGATCCGCTGGTCGGCGTTCCGACTGGCGAGGTACACGGCGGCAGTTGCGATGCCGACCGGATTCCCGTTGATCTGGGCAGACTCAGTGGCCTGCTCGGCTAGCTGGCTCGCGTGCTGCTGCACGTCGCGAGGAACCCGCCTAGGAACGTCCGAACAGACCTTCGGCACCCAGTCGACGGGCAGGGCGACCGGAATCGAGAGCTCGAGTTCCGCCTGGAACGTCCGATAGCAGTTCCAGGCCTGCCCTTCTGAACAC is a window of Haloarcula pelagica DNA encoding:
- the ppsA gene encoding phosphoenolpyruvate synthase; the encoded protein is MPVAWLNAVNARDVDIVGGKGASLGELHDASLPVPPAFVVTADTYRTFIEEAGISEELFEAVAIDSEDSAALAEAEQHARELILETEFPESVAGTLLKAYDEFHDAPFVAVRSSATAEDLPDASFAGQQETFLNVDRAALLDRIRRCWASLFTQRAIYYREEQGFDHVDVDIAVVVQRMVDAEKSGVLFTSHPSTGEPEITVEAAWGLGEAVVSGTVSPDHYTYDRTSDSVESVSVATKKRMHVRDPETGETVEETVPDDRQNERVLDADELESLYHLGERIEEHYGQPQDVEWAISGGDIYLLQSRPITTIDEQSTRDRQTSGTEKQDSSTDDVLVDGLSASPGTATGTVRVVGTLDQLDKVNQGDVIVTEMTTPDMVPAMKRAAALVTDEGGMTSHAAIVSRELGVPAVIGTETATGTLTDDQAVSVDGDRGIVADGYREPDETGSSEDSESKLHAPSSKPMTATDIKVNVSIPEAASRAAATGADGVGLLRMEHMVLSTNKTPQQYVSDHGADAFVNTLTDSMRNVAEAFYPRPVRIRTLDAPTDEFRQLDGGEGEPDEHNPMLGYRGIRRSLAEPETFELQLRAFKKLYGMGYDNLELMLPLVNDAEDVSRAASVLEQVGIDPKKRPWGVMIETPASALCIEELCQTDIEFVSFGTNDLTQYTLAVDRNNGTVAGRYDELHSAVMKLITETIETCREYGVSTSICGQAASKPQMIRTLVDTGITSISVNVDAVNDTQGEVKRVEQKMILESVRE
- a CDS encoding response regulator, whose amino-acid sequence is MAATGDENSADGQTPTVLIIDDEPDIRNLYTLHLRPDYTVKTAANGDVAPEMVAETVDLVFCDRRMPQVSGDEFLQRLRDHGVDVPVVYISAIDVPDESDQDNQGYLEKPITGETLRETAERYIKQGDAVAAD
- a CDS encoding DUF2800 domain-containing protein → MSFSVSWHTLLDEAEDLSADAVLVTPLSQTPFRISDTQEHRIIIEYIEKDKTRPLQREQFETLFRRVSDAPAQEFDLDRLPPDAEPFAAVWSLHPRMEVDEDVGVIRQTDLETTTQLATSGQADEETKREEPDLQVYSDALLLTDALERHDMTDPTTIETNALVDLYTMLSDVQRSADDLRKEIADVLLSRLHHDQPVSGQFGSVQRTTRSQRSLKDEETVVNALEAAGIDRERVTSLDRDKVDDALAVTELAESDLYELDTTEYVRKANVDEESKETRLQGLKDRIAASDATDDEVEQLQAEITELEDRIEELTSFTSATSYHTSSTGG